In a single window of the Candidatus Eisenbacteria bacterium genome:
- a CDS encoding isoleucine--tRNA ligase, with protein sequence MSETKSTTEKNARSVPEREEAILRFWKERGIFRKSLEREAASSFVFYEGPPTANAHPGIHHATARVVKDLVCRYQTMLGHRVVRKGGWDTHGLPVEIEVEKELGFNGKGEIEEYGIEKFNEKCRSRVFRFADEWERMSDRIGYWVDMKAPYITCTNDYIESVWSLLRRFWDAGLMYLGHKVVPYCPRCGTPLSSHEVSQGYADVVDPSITVRMRDADDPERSFLVWTTTPWTLPSNAAIAVALRETYAEVSWKGERLVLAEARIPHVFSETPRILRRFSGAELVGARYERLFPFAAEDEKAWRVIGGDFVSLDEGTGIVHIAPAYGEDDYRVGREEGLPVISLVDHTGRFMDAVEPWAGRPVKEADPDIIENLRGRGLLFAEEDVTHSYPHCWRCSTPLLYYARESWFIQTTAFRDRLIEENAKIDWFPPEVGANRFGRWLENNVDWCLSRDRFWGTPLNVWICGACDHRTSVGSVAELREAATEPLPEPIDLHRPYVDRIELACPKCGGVMRRVPEVIDVWFDSGAMPYAQYHFPFDGSGIFEDQFPAQFICEGLDQTRGWFHSLLAISTHVSGESCYRSCFSIGLILDEEGKKMSKSKGNVVDPWMILEKYGADALRWYLLWAAPLWLPRRFSVEALGEVGRRFLDTLRNTHSFHRLYAGLDGWRPDAAPAAGADRTVTDRWIRSRLHSTVRETRGCLDRYDLTRAARAVQDFVIDDLSNWYVRRNRKRFWKGELDGDKRAAFETLFESLETVSRLIAPMVPFVAEEIYGDLAAGALPGAAESVHLAPYPEADDEAVDPALERVMGIAREAVTLGRSVRTRVSIKTRQPVGRIVIALPEGESTDGFASVRETIREELNARELEIVAGADPWIELVAKPVFSALGPEFGKRAGRVAETIRALPSDVIRSIRDDGAADVTVDGEKVALRPEHLEIEERGAGDFEMERSETATVFLNVSLDEDLLQEGFAREMVNKIQFMRKEAGFEVVDRIRVTYRGGERLIRAIDRFADQIRTDTLSDVLAVGDGEGESARDWDLNGERTRIAIERVPSNPEG encoded by the coding sequence ATGAGCGAAACAAAAAGCACCACCGAGAAGAACGCCCGGTCGGTCCCGGAGCGGGAAGAAGCGATTCTCCGTTTCTGGAAGGAACGCGGGATTTTCCGGAAGAGCCTGGAGCGGGAGGCGGCGTCGAGCTTCGTCTTCTACGAAGGCCCGCCGACGGCGAACGCCCATCCCGGTATCCACCACGCCACCGCCCGGGTCGTGAAGGACCTGGTCTGCCGCTATCAAACGATGCTCGGCCACCGCGTCGTCCGCAAGGGGGGATGGGACACCCACGGCCTCCCCGTGGAGATCGAGGTGGAGAAGGAACTCGGTTTCAACGGCAAGGGGGAGATCGAGGAGTACGGCATCGAGAAGTTCAACGAGAAGTGCCGGTCCCGCGTCTTCCGTTTCGCCGATGAGTGGGAGCGCATGTCCGACCGGATCGGTTACTGGGTGGACATGAAGGCCCCCTACATCACGTGCACCAACGACTACATCGAATCGGTCTGGAGTCTGCTGCGGCGTTTCTGGGACGCGGGCCTGATGTACTTGGGGCACAAAGTGGTCCCCTACTGCCCGCGCTGCGGCACGCCGCTCTCGAGCCACGAGGTTTCCCAGGGGTACGCCGACGTGGTCGACCCTTCGATCACGGTGCGGATGCGCGACGCCGACGACCCGGAGAGGAGCTTCCTCGTCTGGACGACCACTCCTTGGACGCTCCCCTCCAACGCGGCGATCGCCGTCGCCCTCCGCGAAACCTACGCCGAAGTCTCCTGGAAAGGGGAACGGCTGGTGCTCGCCGAGGCGCGGATTCCCCACGTCTTTTCGGAAACGCCGCGGATCCTCCGCCGTTTCTCGGGCGCGGAACTGGTCGGGGCTCGCTACGAAAGGCTCTTCCCCTTCGCGGCGGAGGACGAGAAAGCGTGGCGGGTGATCGGCGGCGATTTCGTCAGTCTCGACGAGGGGACCGGCATCGTGCACATCGCCCCCGCCTACGGCGAAGACGATTACCGGGTCGGCCGGGAGGAGGGACTCCCGGTGATCAGCCTGGTCGACCACACCGGGCGATTCATGGACGCCGTGGAGCCCTGGGCGGGCCGGCCTGTGAAGGAGGCGGACCCGGACATCATCGAGAACCTCCGCGGCCGCGGCCTCCTCTTCGCGGAAGAGGACGTGACGCACAGCTACCCGCATTGTTGGCGTTGCTCCACGCCGCTTCTCTATTACGCCCGGGAGAGCTGGTTCATCCAAACCACCGCCTTCCGGGACCGCCTGATCGAGGAGAACGCGAAGATCGATTGGTTCCCGCCGGAAGTGGGGGCGAACCGGTTCGGGCGCTGGCTCGAGAACAACGTGGACTGGTGCCTCAGCCGGGACCGCTTCTGGGGGACGCCGCTGAACGTCTGGATCTGCGGCGCCTGCGACCACAGGACGAGCGTGGGGAGCGTGGCGGAACTCCGCGAGGCGGCGACGGAGCCCCTTCCGGAGCCGATCGACCTGCACCGGCCCTACGTGGATCGGATCGAGCTCGCGTGCCCGAAATGCGGCGGCGTGATGCGCCGCGTACCGGAGGTGATCGACGTCTGGTTCGACTCCGGCGCCATGCCCTACGCGCAGTACCACTTCCCGTTCGACGGGAGCGGGATATTCGAGGACCAATTCCCCGCGCAGTTTATCTGTGAAGGGCTCGACCAGACCCGCGGCTGGTTCCACAGCCTGCTCGCCATCTCCACCCACGTCTCCGGCGAGAGCTGCTACCGCAGCTGTTTCAGCATCGGGCTGATCCTCGACGAAGAGGGGAAGAAGATGTCCAAGTCGAAGGGGAACGTGGTCGATCCCTGGATGATCTTGGAGAAATACGGCGCCGACGCGCTCCGCTGGTATCTGCTCTGGGCGGCGCCCCTCTGGCTCCCCCGCCGGTTCAGCGTCGAGGCGCTCGGCGAGGTGGGCCGCCGCTTCCTGGACACGCTCCGGAACACCCACTCCTTCCACCGGCTCTACGCCGGCCTGGACGGCTGGCGGCCCGACGCGGCGCCCGCCGCCGGCGCGGACCGCACCGTGACGGACCGCTGGATCCGCTCCCGACTCCATTCCACGGTGCGTGAGACCCGGGGGTGCTTGGACCGCTACGACCTCACCCGCGCCGCGCGGGCGGTGCAGGACTTCGTCATCGACGACCTCTCCAACTGGTACGTGCGCCGGAACCGGAAGCGCTTCTGGAAGGGAGAACTGGACGGCGACAAGCGGGCTGCGTTCGAAACCCTTTTCGAATCGCTGGAGACGGTGTCCCGCCTGATCGCGCCGATGGTCCCCTTCGTGGCGGAGGAGATCTACGGCGACCTGGCGGCGGGCGCGCTTCCCGGCGCCGCCGAGTCGGTCCACCTCGCCCCTTATCCGGAGGCGGACGACGAGGCGGTCGATCCCGCGCTGGAGCGTGTCATGGGGATCGCCCGCGAGGCGGTGACCCTCGGCCGCTCGGTCCGCACCCGCGTCTCCATCAAGACCCGCCAGCCGGTCGGCCGGATCGTGATCGCCCTCCCCGAGGGGGAATCGACCGACGGCTTCGCGAGCGTTCGGGAGACGATCCGCGAAGAGCTGAACGCCCGGGAACTGGAGATCGTCGCCGGCGCCGATCCATGGATCGAGCTGGTCGCCAAGCCGGTTTTCTCCGCCCTCGGCCCCGAATTCGGAAAGCGCGCCGGCCGTGTGGCCGAGACGATCCGCGCTCTTCCGAGCGACGTGATCCGCTCGATCCGTGACGACGGCGCCGCGGACGTGACGGTGGACGGCGAGAAGGTCGCCCTCCGCCCGGAGCACCTCGAGATCGAGGAGCGAGGCGCCGGCGACTTCGAGATGGAGCGGAGCGAAACCGCCACGGTCTTCCTGAACGTGAGTCTCGACGAGGACCTCCTTCAGGAGGGTTTCGCGCGGGAGATGGTCAACAAAATCCAGTTTATGCGTAAAGAGGCCGGATTCGAGGTCGTCGACCGGATCCGCGTGACCTACCGCGGCGGCGAACGCCTGATTCGCGCCATCGACCGGTTCGCGGACCAGATCCGCACCGACACGCTTTCCGATGTCCTCGCCGTCGGCGACGGTGAGGGGGAGAGCGCGCGGGATTGGGATTTGAACGGCGAACGGACCCGGATCGCCATCGAGAGGGTTCCCTCGAACCCGGAGGGATAG
- a CDS encoding STAS domain-containing protein → MNLKRREVGDVIILELSGKLMGGPDAALFHDTIKDLLTSDRKKIVVNLSSLNWINSTGLGILISGYTSVKNAGGQLKLTSVAERVQSIFMITKLATVFESYPNEDEAVASFGGE, encoded by the coding sequence GTGAATCTGAAGCGACGCGAAGTGGGAGACGTGATCATACTCGAGCTGTCCGGCAAGCTGATGGGCGGGCCCGACGCGGCGCTCTTCCACGACACGATCAAGGATCTGTTGACGAGCGATAGGAAAAAGATCGTCGTGAACCTCAGTTCGCTGAACTGGATCAACTCCACCGGCCTCGGGATTCTGATCTCCGGCTATACGTCGGTGAAGAACGCCGGCGGGCAGCTGAAGCTGACCAGCGTGGCGGAGCGGGTGCAGTCGATTTTCATGATCACCAAGCTCGCGACGGTGTTCGAGAGCTATCCCAACGAGGACGAGGCGGTGGCCAGCTTCGGCGGCGAGTGA
- a CDS encoding RluA family pseudouridine synthase has product MSESPGLKGEVKALRVPDGEPVRLDVFLAERGVVPSRAFGQRLIREGRVLVDGKPCRPGRALRGGERVEAEVPAPQPSRLEPEAIPLDVRYEDDDLVVVNKPAGMVVHPGVGVHEGTLVQALLHHCGALADLGGDTRPGIVHRLDKLTSGLLVAAKTRESYVGLAAAIRDREVERRYQAVVWGGTPEEGTIEASLGRSKKDRRKIAVLAEGKRALSRFTTRERFRYASWIEVRLETGRTHQIRVHFAHTGHPVFGDPVYGGRRKALRGIASDRRRSAARALARIDRQALHAWRLRFRHPRTGEALSFTAEPPEDMRGLLAFLREDDRAPGGAGDRTGNDFLTSRRESK; this is encoded by the coding sequence ATGTCCGAGAGCCCCGGCCTGAAGGGGGAGGTGAAAGCCCTCCGGGTCCCTGATGGGGAGCCGGTCCGTCTGGACGTGTTCCTCGCCGAGCGGGGCGTGGTTCCTTCGCGCGCTTTCGGCCAGCGCCTGATCCGGGAGGGGCGGGTGCTCGTCGACGGGAAGCCGTGCCGGCCCGGGCGGGCGCTTCGCGGCGGGGAGAGGGTCGAGGCGGAGGTGCCGGCGCCGCAACCCTCCCGGCTCGAGCCGGAGGCGATCCCGCTGGACGTTCGTTACGAGGACGACGACCTCGTGGTGGTGAACAAGCCGGCGGGGATGGTGGTCCATCCGGGGGTGGGGGTGCATGAGGGAACGCTTGTCCAGGCGCTTCTGCACCACTGCGGCGCACTGGCCGACCTGGGCGGCGACACCCGTCCGGGAATCGTGCATCGCCTGGACAAACTCACTTCCGGGCTGCTGGTGGCGGCGAAGACACGCGAATCATACGTGGGGCTCGCCGCGGCGATCCGGGACCGAGAGGTGGAGCGTCGTTATCAGGCGGTGGTTTGGGGGGGGACGCCGGAGGAGGGGACCATCGAGGCTTCCCTCGGTCGGTCGAAAAAGGACCGGCGGAAGATCGCCGTGCTCGCCGAGGGGAAGAGGGCACTCTCTCGGTTTACAACGAGGGAGCGGTTCCGGTATGCCTCTTGGATCGAGGTGAGGCTGGAGACGGGCCGTACCCACCAGATCCGGGTGCACTTCGCCCACACCGGGCATCCGGTGTTCGGCGACCCGGTCTACGGAGGGAGGCGGAAGGCGCTCCGGGGAATCGCGTCGGATAGGCGGCGCTCGGCGGCGCGGGCGCTCGCCCGCATCGATCGGCAGGCGCTGCACGCCTGGCGCCTGCGTTTTCGACATCCGCGGACGGGCGAGGCGCTCTCTTTCACGGCCGAGCCGCCGGAGGACATGCGCGGGCTGTTGGCTTTTTTACGGGAGGACGACCGGGCTCCGGGGGGCGCCGGTGACCGGACCGGAAATGATTTCCTTACGAGCAGGAGGGAGAGCAAGTGA
- a CDS encoding glutamine synthetase has translation MSWTECPGDPASTNLRPQVGERGHPAGSLRRLIGKPPESWRASDLVELVRDRGIRLVSLMHAGGDGWLKTLDFAPRSLSHLEDVLLGGERADGSSLFAGSGIRAGASDIVLRPRLHRAFLDPFSPLPTLTVLCGHAGRDGGPLPESPDTILRRADRRLREEIGIELHALGEVEYFLGKEPSELDAYGAPDWGYHATAPFVFGEDLRRRAIGLLGEIGVPIKYGHSEVGYIPAKEENDRIWEQHEIELGLAPLPEAAENTVLTQWVLRNLARRSGMICSFDPIVRKGHAGSGFHFHCCPMRGGEVFAGRDETGELREPAKWLIAGLVEAGGALMAFGNRCLGSFVRLTQGKEAPNTVFWGEFNRRALVRLPIVASAEDDRQVGIPTVEFRLPDGSAQPYLILAGIAQAMRYGRDAEDLEGVLARTSVDNADGEGEDGRTPVPRNFLEVAAALESLRGIFEAGGVFPPRMIDQVLATLRP, from the coding sequence ATGAGCTGGACCGAATGCCCGGGCGACCCCGCCTCCACGAATCTCCGCCCGCAGGTGGGGGAGCGGGGTCATCCTGCCGGATCCCTCCGGCGACTGATCGGTAAACCGCCGGAGTCGTGGCGGGCTTCGGACCTGGTCGAGTTGGTCCGCGATCGGGGGATCCGCCTGGTGAGCCTGATGCACGCCGGCGGAGACGGTTGGCTCAAGACGCTCGACTTCGCCCCCCGGAGTCTCTCCCATCTGGAAGACGTGCTTCTCGGCGGGGAGCGCGCCGACGGATCGAGCCTCTTCGCCGGGAGCGGCATCCGCGCCGGCGCGTCGGACATCGTTCTCCGCCCGCGCCTACACCGCGCATTTCTCGACCCCTTCTCGCCCCTGCCGACGCTGACCGTCCTCTGCGGGCACGCCGGACGGGACGGCGGTCCTCTCCCCGAATCGCCGGACACGATCCTGCGCAGGGCGGACCGGCGACTGCGCGAAGAGATCGGCATCGAGCTGCACGCGCTGGGCGAAGTGGAATATTTTTTGGGTAAAGAACCATCCGAATTGGACGCGTACGGCGCGCCGGACTGGGGATACCACGCCACAGCGCCTTTCGTCTTCGGCGAGGACCTGCGCCGGCGCGCCATCGGCCTCCTAGGCGAGATCGGCGTGCCGATTAAATACGGCCACAGCGAGGTGGGATACATCCCCGCGAAGGAGGAGAACGATCGGATCTGGGAGCAGCACGAGATCGAACTCGGTCTAGCCCCGCTCCCGGAGGCGGCGGAGAACACGGTGCTCACCCAATGGGTCCTCCGCAACCTGGCGCGGCGGAGCGGCATGATCTGCAGCTTCGATCCGATCGTAAGGAAGGGACACGCCGGGAGCGGTTTCCACTTCCACTGTTGCCCCATGCGGGGCGGCGAGGTCTTCGCCGGGCGGGACGAAACGGGCGAGCTGCGGGAGCCCGCCAAGTGGTTGATCGCAGGTCTGGTCGAGGCGGGGGGCGCGCTGATGGCTTTCGGCAACCGGTGCCTCGGATCCTTCGTGCGGCTCACCCAGGGGAAAGAGGCGCCCAACACCGTCTTTTGGGGGGAGTTCAACCGAAGGGCGCTTGTCCGCCTCCCCATCGTCGCTTCCGCCGAGGACGACCGGCAGGTGGGGATCCCCACCGTGGAGTTCCGGCTCCCGGACGGGTCCGCCCAGCCCTACTTGATCCTCGCGGGGATCGCCCAGGCGATGCGTTACGGCCGGGACGCGGAGGATCTGGAGGGGGTGCTCGCCCGCACCTCCGTGGACAACGCCGACGGGGAGGGGGAGGATGGACGGACGCCGGTCCCCCGTAACTTCCTCGAAGTGGCCGCCGCGCTGGAGTCGCTTCGCGGGATCTTCGAGGCGGGCGGCGTCTTCCCGCCCCGCATGATCGACCAGGTTCTCGCTACGCTTCGCCCCTAG
- a CDS encoding DivIVA domain-containing protein, with the protein MKISPLDIRKQTFRKALRGLDEQEVGGFLEMVAEQVERLVQENRDLRDRMNTLEVQLENYRRIEEALRNALVTAEKVARETKANTDQEVELRMKQADLRAQRTIQSARGILEGVRNDLTDLAKQRRDFLARFRLLVETQLKMLDLKRVEYEGDEDLRRLDEIQRALFDEIEAEGERIESEAVETVRGAVGEVDGERIPDRESVPGESPASYAPEPVDEER; encoded by the coding sequence ATGAAGATCTCTCCCCTCGACATCCGAAAACAGACCTTCCGCAAGGCGCTCCGCGGCTTGGACGAGCAGGAGGTCGGCGGTTTTCTCGAGATGGTGGCGGAACAGGTGGAGCGGCTGGTTCAGGAGAACCGGGACCTCCGGGACCGCATGAACACCCTTGAGGTGCAGCTCGAGAACTACCGGCGCATCGAGGAAGCGCTCCGCAACGCCCTGGTCACCGCCGAGAAGGTGGCACGGGAGACCAAAGCGAACACGGATCAGGAGGTGGAGCTGCGGATGAAGCAGGCGGACCTGCGCGCCCAGCGCACGATCCAGTCCGCTCGGGGGATCCTCGAGGGGGTCCGCAACGACCTCACCGATCTGGCGAAACAGCGCCGCGATTTCCTGGCCCGGTTCCGGCTGCTCGTGGAGACGCAGCTCAAGATGCTCGACCTGAAGCGCGTCGAGTACGAAGGGGACGAAGACCTGCGCCGTCTCGACGAGATCCAGCGCGCTCTCTTCGACGAGATCGAAGCGGAGGGGGAGCGGATCGAATCGGAGGCGGTTGAAACGGTTCGGGGCGCGGTGGGGGAGGTGGACGGGGAGCGGATCCCGGATCGGGAATCGGTCCCCGGGGAATCACCCGCGTCCTACGCCCCCGAACCCGTCGACGAAGAACGCTAA
- the lspA gene encoding signal peptidase II produces MLLVALASVLLDQAAKGVVERSLALGESIDVIGGFFRLTHVQNPGGAFGLFRGAGAAFTALSTAAVVLLLAAAWRYPAAGRSRIAYGLVLGGALGNLIDRIRLERVVDFLDFGVGGLRWPVFNVADIAVVVGVGLFLLISLPKGDAHVREPRPEGGGESPPGP; encoded by the coding sequence ATGCTTCTCGTCGCGCTCGCTTCCGTTCTCCTCGATCAGGCGGCGAAGGGAGTCGTGGAGCGCTCACTCGCGCTCGGCGAGTCGATCGACGTGATCGGCGGTTTCTTCCGCCTGACCCACGTCCAGAACCCGGGCGGCGCCTTCGGCCTCTTTCGCGGCGCCGGCGCCGCCTTCACCGCTCTCTCGACGGCAGCCGTGGTCCTTCTTCTCGCGGCGGCCTGGCGCTATCCCGCCGCCGGCCGGAGCCGGATCGCCTACGGTCTGGTGCTGGGCGGCGCACTCGGGAATCTGATCGACCGGATCCGCCTGGAGCGGGTGGTGGATTTCCTCGATTTCGGCGTCGGCGGCCTGCGTTGGCCGGTGTTTAACGTGGCGGACATCGCCGTGGTGGTCGGGGTCGGCCTGTTTCTCTTGATCTCGCTCCCGAAGGGAGACGCCCATGTCCGAGAGCCCCGGCCTGAAGGGGGAGGTGAAAGCCCTCCGGGTCCCTGA
- a CDS encoding YggS family pyridoxal phosphate-dependent enzyme, giving the protein MPAIAENLRLVRERIAAAATRAGRDPEGILLLAVSKRIPAESVNEAIRAGVRAIGENRVQEAEAKWPALITGPERHLVGRLQRNKAGKAVELFDRIQSIDSLRLAEAVSRRSEAIGRRTPILLEVNISGEASKAGVTPAVLRDLAAGVAPLPGLLLEGLMTIGPLTGDEGAIRDAFRRMRGLFEDLRDRPVPGARMEILSMGMSDDFEIAVEEGTTLVRVGTAIFGPRPPA; this is encoded by the coding sequence ATGCCCGCGATCGCCGAAAATCTGCGCCTCGTCCGTGAAAGAATCGCCGCGGCCGCCACCCGGGCGGGCCGAGACCCGGAGGGGATCCTCCTCCTCGCGGTCTCCAAGCGGATCCCGGCGGAATCGGTCAACGAGGCGATCCGCGCCGGCGTGCGGGCGATCGGTGAAAACCGGGTGCAGGAGGCGGAGGCGAAGTGGCCCGCGCTGATCACCGGTCCGGAGAGGCACCTCGTCGGGAGGTTGCAGAGGAACAAGGCGGGGAAGGCTGTGGAATTGTTCGACCGGATCCAGTCGATCGATTCGCTTCGTCTCGCGGAGGCGGTCTCCCGCCGCTCCGAGGCGATCGGGCGGCGCACGCCGATTCTTTTGGAAGTGAATATTTCCGGCGAAGCGAGCAAGGCGGGGGTGACGCCGGCGGTATTGCGGGATCTCGCGGCGGGTGTCGCCCCTCTCCCCGGCCTTCTCCTGGAAGGTCTGATGACGATCGGACCGCTCACCGGAGACGAGGGAGCGATCCGGGACGCCTTCCGGCGGATGCGCGGCCTCTTCGAGGATCTCCGCGACCGGCCCGTCCCGGGGGCCCGGATGGAGATCCTCTCCATGGGCATGTCCGATGATTTCGAGATCGCCGTGGAGGAGGGGACGACCCTGGTCCGGGTGGGAACGGCGATTTTCGGCCCGCGGCCGCCCGCCTGA
- a CDS encoding TraR/DksA C4-type zinc finger protein: protein MNKKELDHFEKRLVEEREKILRDMQDHEEAAGLTQRDASGDLSAYSFHMADLGTDANEREKRFHFASRDTRLLYHIDRALDRIHAGTFGVCESCGGEINPSRLEVVPHARLCSACKEKEEEAKK, encoded by the coding sequence GTGAACAAGAAGGAACTCGATCATTTCGAGAAGCGGTTGGTGGAGGAGCGGGAGAAGATCCTCCGGGACATGCAGGATCACGAAGAGGCGGCGGGGCTGACCCAGCGGGACGCCTCGGGAGACCTGTCGGCCTACTCGTTCCACATGGCGGATCTGGGCACCGACGCGAACGAGCGCGAGAAACGGTTCCATTTCGCCTCCCGCGACACCCGGCTTCTCTATCACATCGATCGCGCCTTGGACCGGATTCACGCCGGCACCTTCGGAGTCTGCGAGAGCTGTGGGGGCGAGATCAACCCGAGCCGCCTGGAGGTGGTTCCTCACGCGCGCCTCTGCTCCGCCTGCAAGGAGAAGGAGGAAGAGGCGAAAAAGTGA
- a CDS encoding ATP-binding protein, producing MEQTESSGRVDLSVPSLMDYLSVIDAVSEEITGRLGLDEDVRNAVNNSVIEAATNAIEHGNHQDVRKRVRVRFLASSERIEVDVSDEGTGFDPGLLEDPVLQENLMRVRGRGIFIMRSYMDDVAFRFEPARGTTVHMMKKLR from the coding sequence ATGGAGCAAACCGAATCTTCGGGGCGGGTGGACCTTTCCGTTCCGAGCCTGATGGACTATCTGTCCGTGATCGACGCGGTGTCCGAGGAGATCACGGGACGCCTGGGCTTGGACGAGGATGTTCGAAACGCCGTCAACAACTCGGTGATCGAGGCGGCCACCAACGCGATCGAGCATGGGAACCATCAGGACGTGCGGAAAAGGGTCCGGGTTCGGTTCCTCGCCTCATCGGAGAGGATCGAAGTCGACGTGAGCGACGAGGGCACCGGTTTCGATCCGGGCCTGCTCGAGGACCCGGTTCTACAGGAAAACCTGATGCGGGTTCGCGGGCGGGGCATCTTCATCATGAGGAGCTACATGGACGACGTGGCCTTCCGGTTCGAACCGGCCCGGGGCACGACCGTGCACATGATGAAGAAGCTGAGATAA
- a CDS encoding YggT family protein, which produces MLLLNTISSLFHMFLLYGTLALILLILFRIFVPPARFRYGTGSVLYRIGRITDFLVSPIYSLMPPGTHAAVPAILAIFAVILIGYFAGNVFDDVAIRGIGGFMVSLGAGRPMAAIGFLLYGFVSLYVIILVIRILFSWIRVGYLGAGRFTRFVYEITEPALALFRSVLPPIGGFDLSPILLFFLLQFVKQGIWMIFIRG; this is translated from the coding sequence ATGCTTCTGCTGAACACCATTTCCAGTCTCTTTCACATGTTCCTGCTCTACGGAACGCTGGCGCTCATCCTCCTGATTCTCTTCCGGATCTTCGTGCCGCCGGCCCGGTTCCGTTACGGCACGGGTTCCGTCCTCTATCGTATCGGCAGAATCACCGACTTCCTGGTGTCGCCGATCTACTCCCTGATGCCTCCGGGAACCCACGCGGCGGTACCGGCGATCCTGGCGATCTTCGCGGTCATCCTGATCGGCTACTTCGCGGGAAACGTCTTCGACGACGTGGCGATCCGCGGCATCGGCGGATTCATGGTCAGTCTCGGCGCGGGGCGCCCGATGGCGGCGATCGGGTTTCTCCTCTACGGTTTCGTCTCGCTCTACGTCATCATCCTGGTGATCCGGATCCTCTTCTCCTGGATTCGCGTCGGCTATCTCGGCGCCGGCCGTTTCACACGCTTCGTCTACGAGATCACCGAGCCCGCCCTCGCCCTTTTCCGCTCCGTTCTGCCGCCCATCGGCGGTTTCGACCTCTCGCCGATCCTCCTCTTTTTCCTGCTCCAGTTCGTCAAGCAGGGGATCTGGATGATCTTCATCCGCGGATAG